One Callospermophilus lateralis isolate mCalLat2 chromosome 6, mCalLat2.hap1, whole genome shotgun sequence genomic region harbors:
- the Cnpy3 gene encoding protein canopy homolog 3 isoform X2, which yields MESLSEPAPRCLLLFPLLLLLQLPAPELGPSQARAEETDWVRLPSKCEVCKYVAVELKSAFEETSKTKEVIDTGYGILDRKASGVKYTKSISEPPYQMNYLLSSSDFPLGLTVN from the exons ATGGAGTCGTTATCCGAGCCCGCGCCCCGCTGTCTTCTGCTTTTCcccttgctgctgctgctgcaactGCCGGCCCCGGAGCTGGGCCCGAGCCAAGCCAGGGCCGAGGAGACCGACTGGGTTCGACTGCCCAGCAAATGCGAAG TGTGTAAATATGTTGCTGTGGAGCTGAAGTCAGCCTTTGAGGAAACCAGCAAGACCAAGGAGGTGATTGACACAGGCTATGGCATCCTGGACCGGAAGGCCTCTGGAGTCAAATATACCAAGTC CATTTCAGAACCCCCATACCAGATGAACTATCTTCTTTCCAGCTCTGACTTCCCTTTG GGACTTACGGTTAATTGA
- the Ptcra gene encoding pre T-cell antigen receptor alpha, with protein MAGPWLLLLLALECLALPTGVSGTPFPSLAPPITLLVDGKQQTLVICLVLDVTPPGLESPIWFSGGNGSTLDAFTYGPSAAADGTWTSLAQLSLPSEELAAWEPLVCHTGPGPGGQSQSTQPLQLSGEASRARTCFQDTLRGAETLGQALWLGALRLLLFKLLLFDVLLTCSCLLMQPPATTTCTFRGTSGCKHTQPAQPMLNCHMGQEHRNSGLQEGTFSRS; from the exons GTGTGTCTGGCACACCCTTTCCTTCTCTGGCCCCACCTATCACACTGCTGGTGGATGGAAAGCAGCAGACACTGGTCATCTGCCTGGTCCTTGATGTCACACCCCCAGGCCTTGAAAGTCCTATATGGTTCTCAGGAGGCAATGGCAGCACACTGGATGCCTTCACCTATGGTCCTTCTGCAGCAGCAGATGGCACCTGGACTAGTTTGGCCCAGCTGTCCCTGCCCTCTGAGGAGTTGGCAGCCTGGGAACCTTTGGTCTGCCACACTGGACCTGGACCTGGGGGCCAGAGCCAGAGCACACAGCCCCTACAGCTGTCAG GAGAGGCTTCCAGAGCCAGGACCTGCTTCCAGGATACCCTCAGGG GGGCTGAGACACTTGGCCAGGCCCTCTGGCTGGGTGCTCTTCGGCTGCTGCTGTTCAAGCTGCTGTTGTTTGATGTGCTCCTGACCTGCAGCTGCCTCTTAATGCAGCCCCCAGCTACCACCACCTGCACTTTCAGAGGGACTTCAGGTTGTAAGCACACCCAGCCTGCCCAGCCCATGCTGAACTGCCATATGGGTCAGGAGCACAGGAACTCTGGCCTCCAGGAGGGGACTTTCTCACGGAGCTGA
- the Cnpy3 gene encoding protein canopy homolog 3 isoform X1, with amino-acid sequence MESLSEPAPRCLLLFPLLLLLQLPAPELGPSQARAEETDWVRLPSKCEVCKYVAVELKSAFEETSKTKEVIDTGYGILDRKASGVKYTKSDLRLIEVTETICKRLLDYSLHKERTGSNRFAKGMSETFETLHNLVHKGVKVVMDIPYELWNETSAEVADLKKQCDVLVEEFEEVIEDWYRNHQEEDLTEFLCANHVLKGKDTSCLKERWSGKKGDTAALGGKKSKKKSSRAKASGSRSGSSKQRKELGGLEGDPSPEEEEGIQKASPLPHSAPDEL; translated from the exons ATGGAGTCGTTATCCGAGCCCGCGCCCCGCTGTCTTCTGCTTTTCcccttgctgctgctgctgcaactGCCGGCCCCGGAGCTGGGCCCGAGCCAAGCCAGGGCCGAGGAGACCGACTGGGTTCGACTGCCCAGCAAATGCGAAG TGTGTAAATATGTTGCTGTGGAGCTGAAGTCAGCCTTTGAGGAAACCAGCAAGACCAAGGAGGTGATTGACACAGGCTATGGCATCCTGGACCGGAAGGCCTCTGGAGTCAAATATACCAAGTC GGACTTACGGTTAATTGAAGTCACTGAGACCATTTGCAAGAGGCTCCTGGACTACAGCCTGCATAAGGAGAGGACCGGCAGCAACCGGTTTGCCAAG GGCATGTCAGAGACTTTTGAGACACTGCACAACCTGGTACACAAAGGGGTCAAAGTGGTGATGGACATCCCCTATGAGCTGTGGAATGAGACTTCTGCTGAGGTGGCCGACCTCAAGAAGCAG TGCGATGTGCTGGTGGAAGAGTTTGAGGAGGTGATCGAGGACTGGTACAGGAACCACCAGGAGGAGGACCTGACTGAATTCCTCTGCGCCAACCATGTGCTGAAGGGAAAAGATACCA gTTGCCTGAAAGAGCGGTGGTCTGGCAAGAAGGGGGACACAGCTGCCCTAGGAGGGAAAAAGTCCAAGAAGAAGAGCAGCAGGGCCAAGGCCTCAGGCAGCAGGAGCGGCAGCAGCAAGCAGAGGAAGGAGTTGGGAGGCCTTGAGGGAGACCCCAGCCCCGAGGAAGAGGAGGGCATCCAGAAGGCATCCCCCCTCCCGCACAGTGCCCCTGATGAGCTTTGA